One Edaphobacter flagellatus genomic region harbors:
- a CDS encoding CRTAC1 family protein, whose protein sequence is MKLVRVLILTAFLAADIGTAVARAQSVGNQTDSPLANHEGAQSPSRGGASTGGVYAPVFDAGHRPITAGGFIKDAPLIFEDVTDKAGLSGWHHTMGTAAKRFIIEANGSGVALLDYDNDGWLDIYFVNGSTYDAMEGKAPAPRAALFHNNHDGTFTDVAVTAGVTNDRWGFGAAVADFDNDGYPDIYVSNFGANRLYHNNRDGTFTDVAVKAGVALGNWSTGATWGDYDNDGRLDLFVPGYVHYDMATALAPGKDSIAYSFCTFRGINVMCGPHGLAGEPDHLFHNNGDGTFTDVSTKAGVGDAKGYYGLSSAFVDVNNDGKLDLIVANDSTPNYLYLNKGDGTFEDVSYASGFALNENGRETASMGLAIGDYRNSGLLDICTTTFSDDYNPLYRNDGEANFTDVSYEAGIAEITIPFLGWGDGFFDFDNDGWKDLFFANGHVYPQADEFTWGTTFAQKPLLFHNLEGKKFSLVPALEGSGLGRVYRSRGMAFGDLFHTGRIDVVINALDGPPVLLRNVNPDHHHWLELKLIGGAKSPRDAVGAAVYLTAGKIRQRADVIAGGSYASTSDPRLHFGLGENSHVEEIEIHWPSGLVEKLHPTAIDRILAISEGKGDREK, encoded by the coding sequence ATGAAGCTTGTTCGAGTCCTCATTCTCACGGCATTTTTAGCGGCTGATATTGGAACAGCAGTTGCCCGTGCGCAATCTGTCGGCAATCAGACGGATTCTCCATTGGCTAACCATGAAGGAGCACAAAGCCCTTCGCGTGGAGGTGCCAGCACGGGTGGGGTTTATGCACCGGTCTTCGACGCTGGCCATCGTCCTATTACCGCTGGTGGATTTATAAAAGATGCTCCGCTGATTTTTGAAGATGTCACCGACAAAGCCGGCCTTAGCGGCTGGCATCATACGATGGGTACAGCGGCGAAGCGGTTCATTATTGAAGCTAACGGGTCTGGAGTAGCGCTACTGGATTATGACAACGATGGGTGGCTCGACATCTATTTTGTAAACGGGAGCACCTATGACGCCATGGAAGGGAAGGCCCCAGCTCCGCGTGCCGCTCTTTTTCACAACAACCACGACGGCACGTTCACTGATGTTGCGGTGACGGCTGGCGTTACCAATGACCGCTGGGGATTTGGTGCTGCTGTTGCAGATTTCGACAATGATGGCTATCCCGATATCTATGTGTCGAATTTCGGGGCAAACCGGCTCTATCACAACAACCGTGACGGTACTTTTACCGATGTCGCCGTAAAAGCTGGAGTGGCACTGGGCAACTGGTCTACTGGTGCAACATGGGGTGACTATGACAATGATGGCCGCCTTGACCTCTTTGTTCCCGGCTATGTGCATTACGACATGGCAACCGCTCTTGCTCCTGGAAAAGATTCCATTGCGTATTCGTTTTGTACATTTCGCGGCATCAACGTGATGTGCGGGCCGCATGGCCTGGCTGGCGAACCCGATCATTTGTTTCATAACAACGGAGACGGGACGTTTACCGATGTCAGTACTAAAGCAGGTGTTGGTGACGCCAAAGGGTATTACGGCTTGTCCTCGGCTTTCGTCGACGTAAATAACGATGGAAAGCTCGACCTGATCGTCGCGAATGATTCCACTCCGAACTACCTTTATCTCAATAAAGGAGATGGGACCTTCGAGGACGTTTCGTATGCCTCGGGTTTTGCCCTCAACGAGAATGGTCGCGAGACCGCATCCATGGGCCTCGCTATTGGCGATTACAGGAATAGTGGACTGCTCGATATCTGCACGACTACTTTTAGTGACGACTACAATCCGCTTTATCGGAACGATGGCGAAGCAAATTTTACAGATGTTTCCTATGAGGCTGGCATTGCAGAAATCACTATTCCATTTTTAGGTTGGGGAGACGGTTTCTTCGATTTTGATAACGATGGCTGGAAGGATCTGTTCTTTGCGAATGGGCATGTGTACCCGCAGGCGGATGAATTTACATGGGGTACCACCTTTGCTCAGAAACCCCTTCTGTTCCACAATCTTGAGGGAAAGAAGTTTAGTTTAGTCCCTGCGCTTGAAGGGTCTGGCCTGGGACGCGTCTATCGCAGTCGCGGGATGGCTTTCGGGGACCTATTCCATACAGGCCGCATTGATGTTGTGATCAATGCTCTTGATGGTCCGCCGGTGCTTCTTCGCAATGTGAATCCAGATCATCATCATTGGCTTGAACTGAAATTGATTGGCGGGGCAAAGTCTCCTCGCGATGCTGTTGGTGCGGCGGTCTATCTTACCGCGGGAAAGATCCGCCAGAGGGCAGATGTAATTGCCGGAGGGAGTTACGCATCAACGTCAGATCCGCGTCTTCATTTCGGCCTGGGCGAAAACTCACACGTTGAAGAAATCGAGATTCACTGGCCAAGCGGGTTGGTTGAGAAACTACATCCCACGGCTATTGACCGCATTTTGGCTATTTCAGAAGGGAAGGGCGATCGGGAGAAATAG
- a CDS encoding response regulator — translation MSSIRVLVVDDHHVVRQGIVALLGLVDDIEVVGQASSGEEAELLFDKMLPDVTLMDLQMPGSGGVEAVTAIRQRHPAARVMVLTTFDGDEDIYRSLQAGAKGYLLKGMTSDQLVTAIRAVHSGRSIIPPPIAEKLAERMSAQQLTSRELNVLERIAAGRANKQIADDLFISEATVKTHINSLLGKLGVNDRTQAVTVAIQRGLVHLK, via the coding sequence ATGAGTTCCATACGGGTTCTGGTTGTGGACGACCATCATGTAGTACGCCAGGGGATTGTCGCACTTCTGGGACTGGTTGACGATATTGAGGTTGTGGGACAGGCCTCTTCGGGAGAAGAGGCAGAGCTGCTTTTCGACAAGATGCTGCCAGATGTCACACTCATGGATTTGCAGATGCCGGGTTCGGGAGGAGTTGAAGCGGTCACCGCAATTCGCCAGCGACATCCGGCGGCTCGTGTGATGGTACTAACTACATTCGATGGCGACGAGGATATTTATCGTTCTCTGCAAGCGGGAGCAAAAGGCTACCTGCTGAAAGGAATGACATCGGATCAGCTTGTAACTGCCATCCGCGCTGTTCATAGTGGACGATCGATTATTCCTCCGCCTATCGCTGAGAAGCTGGCTGAGCGTATGAGTGCGCAACAACTCACCTCACGCGAACTGAATGTTTTAGAGCGCATTGCGGCGGGCCGCGCGAATAAGCAAATCGCGGACGACTTATTTATCAGCGAGGCGACGGTTAAGACTCATATCAACAGCCTGCTGGGGAAGTTGGGCGTAAATGATCGTACGCAGGCTGTGACGGTCGCAATTCAACGCGGTTTGGTGCATCTCAAATGA
- a CDS encoding sensor histidine kinase produces MTTAFKCAFRLLIMTVLLCGITNAQKSHRSWTTDNGLPQNTVQDILQTHDGFLWVATERGLARFDGFDFVVYSHEQHPELTNDDALALAEDSSGAVLMKTTEGIFRLSSGKISAVQTFPERPSKREQEIRGFTWTYDGDEVKRLGPDGSVSEWKTASVVNSNRVQALLVDSHGVAWVGTRRGLFEIDEDKLKPVGDLDNDSILCLFQDREGNLWIGGSATGLHLLSPRSIDIVSAFGRRGITTVATAEAGEVWVGTPEDGLFQSRQGKVFSLTTDQGLSSNVVLALAASSGNGLLAGSPDGLNRVINGHVTSILRSEDGLPDDFVRSILSVSDGSIWIGTRRGLAHFAKGQISIIDHTKGLPSDLVGSLLYTSRGDLWIGTLYGPARLRGEELSSFEPKDGVTSLIEDGYGRVWMGTATSGLYLWSDTGFHKVLSPAVPQKIFGLLDDAHGYLWIRTHSGLARVAFDQAAMCAIRNVGDLSVRIFDSGDGLPSNDIFDIGHPGQTRDQNGVLYFATRRGLAKINPATLQSNPAFPLPTVMQISVDNRVRPIQSDHSVILEPSDRRTTFTYIAPSFRQPGKVHYRYRLEGFDHDWVDAGTSRSVSYTNLQPGKYRFVVMASNEDGVWSKVPAEIAVTVKPPIYRKWWFYLLAILVGAGIFLLFYWLRERKLKQQFAAVLSERSRIAREIHDTLAQDLAGVSVRLELVSSLMKKHQDEAATLQLEDTKAIVRDGLANARRSIWDLRATDEGEILPIRAKKAAEQIAGRSEDVHFKITGAYRPLPARTEDEILSILKEAVRNAVNHSGGAMVDVSLDYEVNVLTLKIRDHGRGFDVPTASVPGHYGLQGMRERAASIGATMTVESAPGDGTCVTLVAVSKG; encoded by the coding sequence ATGACGACTGCTTTCAAGTGTGCCTTCAGGCTGCTCATCATGACGGTTCTGCTGTGCGGTATAACGAATGCCCAGAAGAGTCACCGATCATGGACGACCGACAATGGTTTGCCACAAAACACTGTCCAGGACATTCTTCAGACGCATGACGGCTTTCTTTGGGTTGCTACGGAGCGGGGACTTGCCCGGTTTGATGGTTTTGATTTCGTTGTCTACTCCCATGAACAGCATCCTGAACTGACAAATGACGATGCGCTAGCTCTTGCAGAGGACTCGTCGGGTGCTGTTTTGATGAAAACTACAGAAGGAATCTTTCGCCTTTCTTCGGGAAAGATTTCAGCAGTTCAGACGTTTCCGGAACGTCCGTCAAAAAGAGAGCAGGAGATTCGAGGATTCACATGGACATACGATGGCGATGAAGTGAAGCGTCTGGGGCCTGATGGCTCGGTTTCGGAATGGAAGACTGCTTCTGTTGTGAACAGTAATCGAGTGCAGGCGCTGCTGGTTGACTCACATGGTGTCGCCTGGGTGGGCACGCGCCGTGGCCTCTTTGAGATTGATGAGGACAAACTGAAGCCAGTTGGCGATTTAGATAATGATTCGATTCTCTGTCTGTTTCAGGACCGTGAAGGAAATCTCTGGATCGGCGGGAGTGCGACGGGACTCCATCTTCTATCACCACGCAGTATTGATATTGTTTCAGCTTTTGGTCGGCGTGGAATTACAACGGTAGCGACTGCGGAGGCAGGAGAGGTCTGGGTTGGCACGCCTGAGGACGGCCTTTTTCAATCGCGTCAGGGGAAGGTGTTTTCGCTTACTACGGATCAGGGTCTAAGTAGCAATGTCGTACTCGCTCTGGCAGCTTCTTCTGGTAACGGGCTGCTTGCAGGTTCGCCTGACGGATTGAACAGGGTTATCAATGGTCATGTAACCTCTATTCTTAGATCGGAAGATGGCTTGCCGGACGATTTTGTCCGCTCTATATTATCTGTCTCAGATGGTTCTATCTGGATTGGTACAAGACGTGGCCTTGCGCACTTCGCCAAGGGACAAATCAGCATCATTGACCACACAAAAGGGTTACCGAGTGATCTGGTCGGATCGCTTTTATATACATCACGCGGAGATTTATGGATTGGGACCCTCTATGGGCCTGCGCGGCTTCGAGGAGAAGAGCTTAGCAGTTTCGAACCCAAAGATGGTGTGACGTCGCTCATAGAAGATGGTTATGGAAGAGTCTGGATGGGGACAGCTACTTCGGGGCTTTACCTTTGGAGCGACACAGGTTTTCATAAGGTGTTGTCGCCCGCAGTTCCGCAAAAGATCTTTGGCTTATTGGACGATGCACATGGATACCTGTGGATTCGTACTCATTCTGGCCTGGCCAGAGTAGCGTTCGATCAGGCGGCGATGTGCGCAATCAGGAATGTTGGTGATCTCTCGGTGCGAATCTTCGATTCTGGCGATGGTCTTCCATCCAATGACATCTTTGATATTGGCCATCCAGGCCAGACCCGTGACCAGAACGGTGTGCTCTATTTCGCAACGCGTCGAGGTTTGGCGAAGATTAATCCGGCGACGCTTCAGAGTAATCCGGCATTTCCTTTGCCTACGGTGATGCAGATATCGGTTGATAATCGGGTTCGGCCGATTCAATCTGATCATTCGGTAATTCTTGAGCCGTCCGACCGTCGCACGACCTTTACGTATATCGCGCCTTCATTCCGTCAGCCGGGGAAGGTCCACTATCGTTATCGTCTAGAGGGCTTCGACCACGATTGGGTGGATGCGGGTACGAGCCGGTCTGTTTCATACACCAACCTTCAACCCGGGAAGTATCGCTTTGTGGTCATGGCTTCAAATGAAGATGGAGTATGGAGCAAGGTGCCTGCCGAAATTGCGGTCACAGTGAAACCGCCTATCTATAGGAAATGGTGGTTCTATCTCCTGGCTATCCTTGTCGGGGCAGGTATTTTTTTGCTGTTTTACTGGCTTCGCGAACGCAAATTGAAGCAGCAGTTTGCGGCAGTCTTATCGGAAAGAAGCCGAATTGCACGAGAGATCCATGACACGCTGGCGCAGGATCTTGCGGGGGTTTCTGTGCGATTGGAGTTGGTTTCAAGCCTGATGAAAAAACATCAGGATGAAGCCGCAACGCTGCAGTTGGAAGATACGAAGGCCATCGTCCGGGATGGTTTAGCCAATGCGCGACGCAGTATCTGGGACCTGCGTGCGACAGACGAGGGGGAGATTCTGCCTATTCGAGCGAAGAAAGCCGCAGAACAGATTGCGGGTCGTTCTGAGGATGTTCATTTTAAAATTACTGGCGCGTATCGTCCTCTACCTGCTCGTACTGAGGACGAGATTTTAAGCATTTTGAAAGAGGCTGTCCGCAATGCGGTGAACCATTCCGGCGGCGCGATGGTTGATGTTTCGTTGGACTATGAAGTGAATGTGCTGACGCTGAAGATTCGGGATCATGGACGAGGGTTCGATGTCCCTACGGCTTCTGTCCCAGGTCATTACGGCTTGCAGGGGATGCGTGAGCGTGCAGCATCGATTGGAGCTACAATGACGGTCGAAAGTGCTCCTGGGGATGGAACGTGCGTTACGTTGGTAGCGGTTTCTAAAGGATGA
- a CDS encoding TlpA family protein disulfide reductase has protein sequence MRNPNDLFLNLKIEVVFLLLMAVVSPGQVLKRPSAALVDPNGKPHSFDELAGSPAVINFWATWCVPCKDEMPRLQRLQEKYASNGIKFVAVAIDDADSRGKIPDVLKKRHIQFPVWQGASAETLKELDLGEMVPATVIVDADGKIIGRIEGEAREKDITSRLDWLLGGRKGKQPKAVQKNDW, from the coding sequence ATGAGGAATCCGAACGATTTGTTTCTCAACCTAAAGATTGAGGTGGTTTTCCTGCTTCTGATGGCAGTTGTTTCGCCTGGCCAGGTATTGAAGAGGCCTTCCGCCGCCCTAGTTGATCCAAATGGAAAGCCGCATAGTTTTGATGAACTTGCAGGCTCTCCGGCCGTGATCAATTTTTGGGCTACATGGTGTGTGCCCTGCAAAGATGAGATGCCAAGACTGCAAAGGCTTCAGGAAAAATACGCTTCTAATGGAATTAAGTTCGTGGCTGTGGCCATTGATGACGCTGATTCGCGAGGAAAAATCCCGGATGTACTGAAAAAGCGTCACATTCAATTTCCGGTTTGGCAGGGGGCGTCTGCGGAGACGTTGAAGGAGCTTGATCTTGGTGAGATGGTTCCTGCGACGGTCATTGTCGATGCTGACGGAAAGATCATTGGCAGAATAGAAGGCGAAGCACGAGAAAAGGACATTACATCGCGTTTGGATTGGCTTTTGGGCGGACGCAAAGGAAAGCAACCCAAAGCCGTGCAGAAGAATGACTGGTAG
- a CDS encoding tetratricopeptide repeat protein has product MRAFRLSRTFVGLLLLLAAVFFFSFLPTTKEVVAATDQETHATARNAYNDKVSAMYNFRYGKERPFLPSNITTDNGQFIDPKDFPTAQYCGHCHQAAHQQWRESAHSNANRVPWYLKNVNLLNDEKGIEFSRHCEGCHDPIATVSGALTQGGPKKRPYDQDGVTCSVCHSVQKVDLRGTGSYVLGVPAVLVDESGNPLHRFVTDAEILQHLDRHSAAVMKPFYRTSEFCAVCHKAALPHELNDYKWQRAMTPYDEWQNSSFAKQSPLPFYKKDSISTCETCHMPREAYNGRDPGAKNGMLASHRWLGANSLIPAYYGFDEQARRIKEFLTADVFNIDIFGIEDNRAPDKLIAPLGSTNFTISPGEKVTVSVVIQNKGAAHSHVPEQRDMYESWVDFSVKDASGKILGESGALQASGDLDPSAHSFTNRLINKNSKLNELHQVWDNRVVAYNNTVQSGRSQLVRYAFTVPNHPGRLTITAIIRYRRFDQRFIDFAMKPHYVQPIIDMVSTTRILTIGNNSPTAPSKSENPEWMRWNNYGIGLLDAQQYAASLHAFEQVAHLRPDYADAYTNIAIANIQWEKYDDALPSLQKSLTLDPNNARALYYLALVQRNKGQLENAIASLQKVAQQFPQSRDAHRELGFSYYQQHRYDAARAEYETVQSIDPDDLAAHYNLAILYRRLGLKDQARVQSAYFADQKDDPLASTYALDYLRLHGEVAQESVPWHVHDLDAHGSTGTQPAITADMLPSQQQP; this is encoded by the coding sequence ATGCGCGCCTTCAGGCTCTCACGTACTTTTGTCGGTCTACTGCTGCTACTAGCGGCAGTATTCTTTTTTAGTTTTCTCCCAACGACAAAAGAAGTTGTGGCGGCAACAGATCAGGAAACGCATGCAACGGCGCGCAATGCCTACAACGACAAAGTCTCTGCCATGTATAACTTTCGCTATGGCAAAGAACGGCCGTTCCTTCCATCCAACATCACGACCGACAACGGTCAATTTATCGATCCAAAAGACTTTCCGACTGCTCAGTATTGCGGTCACTGTCATCAGGCAGCACACCAGCAATGGCGCGAAAGCGCTCACTCCAATGCCAACCGCGTCCCCTGGTATCTGAAGAATGTCAATCTTCTCAACGATGAAAAAGGCATTGAGTTCTCCCGTCACTGCGAAGGCTGCCATGACCCCATCGCAACGGTGTCCGGAGCCTTAACGCAAGGCGGCCCGAAAAAGAGGCCTTACGATCAGGATGGCGTTACCTGTTCCGTATGTCACAGTGTTCAAAAAGTAGACCTCCGTGGAACAGGCAGTTATGTATTGGGCGTCCCGGCTGTCCTTGTCGACGAAAGCGGTAATCCTCTCCATCGCTTTGTCACCGATGCAGAGATCTTGCAACATCTCGATCGGCACTCCGCTGCCGTCATGAAACCCTTTTACCGGACCAGCGAATTCTGCGCCGTCTGTCATAAAGCTGCTTTGCCTCATGAACTCAACGACTACAAATGGCAGCGCGCCATGACGCCATATGATGAGTGGCAGAACTCCAGCTTCGCCAAGCAATCGCCGCTCCCCTTTTATAAAAAGGATTCTATCTCTACGTGCGAGACCTGCCACATGCCTCGCGAGGCCTATAACGGACGAGACCCAGGTGCCAAAAATGGGATGCTTGCAAGCCATCGTTGGCTCGGTGCCAACTCCCTTATCCCTGCCTATTACGGCTTTGACGAGCAAGCACGCCGTATCAAGGAATTTCTGACAGCAGACGTCTTCAATATTGATATCTTCGGCATCGAAGACAATCGCGCGCCAGATAAATTGATTGCCCCGCTCGGATCGACAAACTTTACCATCTCGCCCGGAGAAAAAGTTACTGTATCCGTCGTAATCCAAAACAAAGGCGCTGCGCACTCTCACGTACCGGAGCAGCGTGATATGTACGAAAGCTGGGTCGACTTCTCCGTAAAAGATGCATCCGGCAAAATTCTCGGGGAAAGCGGTGCATTGCAAGCCTCCGGTGATCTGGACCCATCAGCGCATAGCTTCACCAATCGGCTCATCAACAAAAACAGCAAACTCAATGAATTACATCAGGTCTGGGATAACCGCGTCGTCGCGTACAACAACACGGTCCAGAGCGGGCGCTCGCAGCTTGTCCGCTATGCCTTTACCGTACCGAATCATCCTGGCCGCCTGACGATTACAGCAATCATCCGGTATCGCCGCTTTGATCAGCGCTTTATTGACTTCGCGATGAAGCCTCACTACGTGCAGCCCATCATCGATATGGTTAGCACAACACGCATCCTCACGATCGGTAATAATTCCCCTACCGCTCCTTCGAAATCCGAAAACCCTGAATGGATGCGCTGGAACAACTACGGAATCGGCCTGCTGGATGCACAACAGTACGCAGCCAGCCTTCACGCCTTCGAGCAGGTTGCCCACTTGCGTCCTGACTATGCCGATGCCTACACCAATATCGCGATCGCGAACATTCAGTGGGAAAAGTACGATGATGCTCTGCCCAGCCTACAAAAATCTCTGACGCTTGATCCCAACAACGCCAGGGCGCTTTACTACCTTGCTCTGGTCCAACGCAACAAGGGACAGCTTGAGAATGCAATCGCCAGTCTCCAAAAGGTGGCTCAACAGTTCCCACAATCACGCGATGCACATCGAGAGCTCGGCTTCAGCTATTACCAGCAACATCGCTATGATGCAGCACGAGCAGAATACGAAACCGTCCAGTCGATTGATCCCGATGACCTCGCTGCACACTACAATCTGGCAATCCTCTATCGTCGTCTTGGATTGAAGGATCAGGCCCGTGTGCAGTCCGCATACTTTGCCGATCAAAAAGACGATCCGCTCGCAAGCACCTACGCGCTCGACTATCTCCGACTTCATGGTGAAGTCGCGCAGGAATCCGTGCCCTGGCACGTGCATGATCTGGATGCTCACGGCTCTACCGGCACGCAACCGGCCATTACCGCAGACATGCTACCTTCCCAACAGCAACCTTAA
- a CDS encoding c-type cytochrome produces the protein MSRIPLLPFGILLATLFPIAMLAAGQTQQLPPLSNPTEDGPTLFTNSGCPQCHGPEGLGTEKAPSLRDVRKRKTEEQIRSQIKEGGKSMPPFGEALTDNQISTLVEFLHSKNGWKKMPASIPKQTNAK, from the coding sequence ATGTCCAGGATTCCTCTTCTTCCCTTCGGTATTCTCCTTGCTACCCTCTTTCCCATAGCCATGCTTGCTGCGGGACAGACACAACAACTCCCTCCTCTATCCAATCCCACTGAAGACGGCCCTACTTTATTTACGAACTCAGGCTGCCCTCAGTGCCATGGTCCTGAAGGACTCGGCACTGAAAAAGCACCCTCTCTCCGTGATGTTCGCAAACGCAAAACAGAAGAACAAATTCGCTCACAAATAAAGGAAGGCGGCAAAAGCATGCCGCCCTTCGGAGAAGCTCTTACCGATAATCAGATTTCTACTCTCGTAGAGTTCCTTCACTCTAAAAATGGCTGGAAGAAGATGCCTGCCTCAATACCAAAGCAGACAAATGCGAAATAG
- a CDS encoding LLM class flavin-dependent oxidoreductase: protein MKKIGFLSFGHWTPSTHSQTRSAADALLQSIDLAVEAERLGMDGAYFRVHHFAQQLASPFPLLAAVGTKTRKIEIGTAVIDMRYENPHYMAEDAGAADLIATGRLQLGISRGSPEQVIDGWRYFGYRPREGEKDEDMGRRHATELLDLLRGKGFAQPNPRPMFPNPPGLLRLEPYSEGLRDRIWWGAASNATAVWAAKHGMNLQTSTLKFDETGEPLHIQQAAQIRAFRTAWQDAGHTRIPRVSVSRSIFALVDDHDRAYFGRGGQEEDKIGFLDESTRAIFGRSYAAEPDVLIEQLKKDEAIAEADTLLLTIPNQLGVAYNAHVMEAILTTVAPALNWR, encoded by the coding sequence ATGAAGAAAATTGGCTTTCTCTCCTTCGGCCATTGGACACCTTCGACACACTCCCAAACGCGCTCTGCTGCCGACGCGCTCTTGCAATCTATCGACCTCGCCGTAGAGGCTGAGCGTCTTGGGATGGACGGAGCCTACTTTCGCGTTCACCACTTCGCCCAACAACTGGCATCCCCATTTCCACTGCTCGCCGCAGTCGGCACCAAAACGCGAAAGATTGAGATTGGCACTGCAGTAATTGATATGCGCTACGAGAACCCGCACTACATGGCCGAGGATGCTGGCGCTGCGGACCTGATCGCCACCGGCCGCCTGCAACTGGGCATCAGCCGCGGCTCACCCGAGCAGGTCATCGATGGCTGGCGCTACTTCGGCTACCGCCCGCGTGAAGGCGAAAAAGACGAAGACATGGGCCGCCGCCACGCTACAGAACTCCTCGATTTACTACGCGGCAAAGGGTTCGCTCAGCCCAACCCACGCCCAATGTTTCCCAATCCACCAGGGCTGCTGCGTCTCGAGCCCTACTCCGAAGGATTGCGCGATCGCATCTGGTGGGGAGCAGCTTCAAACGCAACTGCCGTCTGGGCTGCCAAGCATGGAATGAATCTGCAAACATCCACGCTCAAATTCGATGAGACTGGCGAACCGCTCCACATCCAGCAGGCCGCCCAGATTCGCGCCTTTCGAACAGCGTGGCAGGATGCCGGCCATACTCGCATCCCGCGCGTTTCCGTCAGCCGCAGCATCTTTGCACTGGTCGACGACCATGATCGTGCCTACTTCGGGCGTGGAGGTCAGGAAGAAGACAAGATTGGATTCCTCGATGAATCCACACGTGCCATCTTTGGTCGCAGCTACGCCGCCGAGCCCGATGTTCTGATCGAGCAGCTTAAAAAAGACGAAGCAATCGCCGAAGCCGATACCCTCTTGCTCACGATTCCCAATCAACTTGGGGTTGCCTACAACGCGCACGTCATGGAAGCCATCCTGACCACAGTCGCTCCTGCGCTCAACTGGCGCTAA
- a CDS encoding DUF1801 domain-containing protein, protein MESASAAIDLKIKELGDWRGTTLAKVRDIIRKADPEIVEEWKWAKATSPGTPVFSHGGIVCTGETYKHIVKLTFAKGASLPDPSGLFNSSLEGNVRRAIDISEGDKINEAALKDLIRAAVALNLKKKPKAR, encoded by the coding sequence ATGGAATCCGCTTCGGCAGCCATTGATCTGAAGATTAAAGAACTCGGCGACTGGCGCGGCACGACGCTTGCGAAAGTGCGGGACATCATCCGCAAGGCCGATCCTGAGATCGTCGAAGAGTGGAAGTGGGCTAAGGCGACTTCGCCCGGTACGCCTGTTTTCTCGCATGGCGGCATTGTGTGCACTGGAGAGACATATAAGCATATCGTCAAGCTGACCTTCGCCAAGGGAGCGTCGCTGCCCGATCCTTCCGGACTCTTCAACTCCAGTCTTGAGGGAAACGTTCGGCGCGCCATCGATATCAGCGAAGGTGACAAGATCAATGAAGCTGCTTTGAAAGATCTTATCCGCGCCGCAGTTGCCTTAAATCTTAAGAAGAAACCCAAGGCTCGTTGA
- a CDS encoding DoxX family protein codes for MSNPTVAMSFSASKKASRGVVVAFWIFTALFCLEMLFTAYYELRILPDAAQAFTRLGFASPAFRIELSWAKVAGVIALLLPIVPARLKEWAYAGFAINLVSALIAHLSIHDRPASLVPSATTSVLWAFSYFLWRRIQRYE; via the coding sequence ATGTCGAATCCTACGGTTGCGATGAGTTTTTCCGCATCGAAAAAGGCGTCCAGAGGGGTTGTTGTGGCCTTCTGGATCTTCACTGCACTCTTTTGCCTGGAAATGCTTTTCACGGCTTACTACGAACTTAGAATCCTGCCTGATGCGGCCCAGGCATTCACGAGGCTCGGTTTCGCGTCACCTGCTTTTCGCATCGAACTCTCGTGGGCCAAGGTTGCTGGCGTTATCGCGCTGCTTCTTCCGATTGTCCCTGCGCGTCTTAAAGAATGGGCATATGCCGGCTTCGCGATCAATCTTGTTTCTGCGCTCATAGCTCATCTCTCGATCCATGATCGCCCGGCATCGTTGGTCCCGTCAGCAACGACCAGCGTACTTTGGGCGTTCTCTTACTTTTTATGGCGGCGCATTCAGCGGTACGAATAG
- a CDS encoding SRPBCC family protein, giving the protein MSNSAAENTRTLVIERTFAHSPEKLWRALTESSLVAEWLLKNDFEPIVGRKFRFHSQPMPQWDGAIDCEVLVVDPLKQLSYSWNALGLESVVLFTLIPAEGGTHLRMEHSGFRPDQQQAYGGAKYGWQNFLNNLERVLHGGVK; this is encoded by the coding sequence ATGAGCAATTCAGCCGCAGAGAACACGCGCACTCTTGTTATCGAAAGAACCTTCGCACATTCGCCCGAGAAGCTGTGGCGTGCCCTGACCGAGAGTTCACTGGTCGCCGAATGGCTTCTGAAAAACGACTTCGAGCCTATCGTCGGCCGCAAGTTTCGGTTTCATTCCCAACCCATGCCGCAATGGGACGGCGCTATCGACTGCGAGGTGCTTGTCGTCGATCCGCTGAAGCAGCTCTCTTATAGTTGGAATGCTCTGGGGCTCGAATCCGTCGTGCTTTTTACCCTAATCCCAGCGGAAGGCGGCACTCATCTTCGTATGGAGCACTCCGGTTTCCGTCCTGACCAGCAGCAGGCCTACGGTGGTGCAAAGTACGGTTGGCAGAACTTCCTCAACAATCTTGAGCGTGTGCTCCATGGAGGTGTGAAATGA